One Salvia splendens isolate huo1 chromosome 12, SspV2, whole genome shotgun sequence genomic window carries:
- the LOC121759473 gene encoding cysteine synthase 2-like produces the protein MTVLARTASAAVSALSLIGLLSYIILHNNKSRSRKAALRKRPSGVVSAIGNTPLIRIDSLSDATGCEILGKAEFLNPGGSVKDRVALKIIQEALECGALSPGGVVTEGSAGSTAVSLATVAPAFGCRCHVVIPDDAAIEKSQILEALGATVERVRPVSITHKEHFVNIARRRAQEANELASKYQETSEIGNHFNQLNGSDAVSETKSSNYLPDCKGGFFADQFENLANFRAHYEGTGPEIWEQVGRKLDAFVAAAGTGGTVAGVSRYLKDKDSSTKCFLVDPPGSGLFNKVTRGVMYTREEAEGRRLKNPFDTITEGIGINRLTENFKAAELDGAFRGSDKEAVEMSRYLLKNDGLFLGSSSAMNCVGAVRVAQQMGPGHTIVTILCDSGMRHLSKFYNAEYLAKYGLTPSASGLEFLGISSGVKEQ, from the exons ATGACGGTTCTCGCTAGAACCGCCAGCGCCGCCGTAAGCGCTCTGTCTCTGATCGGTCTCCTCTCCTACATAATTTTGCATAACAATAAGTCTAGGAGCAGAAAGGCCGCACTCAGAAAGCGCCCAAGCGGCGTCGTCTCCGCCATTGGCAACACTCCTCTCATCAGGATCGACAGCCTCTCCGATGCCACTGGATGCGAG ATTTTGGGGAAAGCTGAGTTTTTGAATCCTGGAGGTAGCGTCAAAGATAGAGTGGCACTCAAAATTATCCAAGAG GCTCTGGAATGTGGAGCTCTATCTCCTGGGGGAGTGGTTACTGAAGGAAGTGCCGGAAGCACAGCCGTCAGTCTTGCAACTGTGGCTCCGGCTTTTGGATGCAGGTGCCATGTAGTCATTCCGGATGATGCTGCCATCGAGAAG TCTCAAATCCTGGAAGCTCTTGGTGCCACTGTGGAAAGAGTTAGGCCGGTTTCAATCACCCACAAAGAGCACTTTGTAAATATTGCACGGAGAAGAGCACAAGAGGCAAATGAACTAGCCTCAAAGTACCAAGAAACGAGCGAAATTGGTAACCATTTCAATCAGCTGAATGGCAGTGATGCAGTCTCTGAAACGAAGAGTTCAAATTACTTACCCGACTGCAAAGGTGGTTTTTTTGCTGATCAATTTGAGAACCTTGCCAATTTCAGAGCTCACTATGAGGGTACTGGACCTGAGATTTGGGAACAGGTTGGTAGAAAATTGGATGCATTTGTTGCCGCTGCTGGTACTGGTGGCACTGTCGCTGGAGTCTCTCGGTATCTGAAG GACAAGGATTCCTCTACCAAGTGCTTTCTAGTCGACCCACCTGGTTCTGGCCTGTTCAACAAGGTAACAAGAGGAGTGATGTACACAAGAGAGGAAGCTGAAGGACGGAGGTTAAAAAATCCCTTCGATACGATCACTGAAGGAATTGGAATTAACAGATTGACAGAAAATTTCAAAGCTGCAGAACTTGATGGGGCTTTTCGAGGCTCAGATAAGGAGGCTGTTGAAATGTCTAG GTATTTATTGAAGAATGATGGGTTGTTTCTTGGTAGTTCTTCAGCAATGAACTGTGTTGGAGCTGTCAGAGTGGCACAACAAATGGGCCCTGGTCACACCATCGTCACAATTTTATGTGACAGTGGTATGAGGCATTTGAGTAAGTTTTACAATGCTGAATATTTGGCCAAGTATGGATTGACACCTTCAGCTTCTGGACTGGAGTTCCTTGGCATCAGTTCTG GTGTGAAGGAACAATAA
- the LOC121757439 gene encoding protein FAR1-RELATED SEQUENCE 5-like: MSTNGEDIRFVNMHNSCMQNALSPGYRASAVVFVGGGRSSGSGGVITFQYVVCNRQGFHTVDPLDVDVIISDDVNVSDDDEVTSKKKRRRGTKRCGCGARISFRFYSDCGVKYYLVHQFIEEHNHAMVDKDHKRFMKGNRSMNDVHHKFVEDCTKANIGPTSTFNLLKEFFGGYDVVGCTLNDVRNCSRDIKEKLKEVDVQMILNQMQEKKRICEGFFYKYQLSPDDNKLVSLFWSDAESRKHYHMFGDVVAFDTTYSTNRYRMVFGPFTGKDNHGCPIAFGAGFVSSENCDAFSWLFTVFVECMGVAPRIIITDQDWGMRLAIEKVLSDTRHRLCMWHIMSKLFEKIPKSISNREQFSKEFKACVWSELLDPEEFDILWTGIVEKYGMEDHKWFKDMFAVRHMWIPAYFRDVPMGSLMRTTSFSESENSFFKRYSKPLFNFADFTLQYNNAIDAQRNQTERLDYYDSVISPKYATDLAFEKQLASVYTDRMFRVVQELISEADKSCRMISMSTLENIEVFKVSDARKKTFTVTHEKETESFDCECKLFERCGYLCSHLFFVLRNKDVNNIPEKYVGNRWLKSDLLKAIHGLTSDESALGKGSNEDDKLQIGNRCHGRYFGLYQRAFKNKNHLIALDNLLAGIAPQIFTDDTTGSSSVDKNDSIMNIYGIVVPEDITAHAPDVVSTKGGASDKKSRIKSSIEKAIEKASY, translated from the exons ATGTCGACTAATGGTGAAG ATATACGCTTTGTTAACATGCACAATAGTTGTATGCAAAATGCACTCTCCCCTGGCTATAGAGCTTCTGCTGTGGTGTTTGTTGGTGGAGGAAG gtctagtggtagtggtggtgttATTACTTTTCAGTATGTTGTCTGCAACAGACAAGGTTTTCATACAGTTGATCCGTTGGATGTCGACGTAATTATATCTGACGATGTGAACGTATCAGATGACGATGAAGTTACTTCAAAGAAGAAACGCAGACGTGGCACAAAAAGGTGTGGATGTGGAGCAAGGATCAGTTTCAGGTTTTATTCTGATTGTGGTGTTAAATATTATCTTGTGCATCAATTCATTGAGGAACACAATCATGCTATGGTTGACAAAGATCATAAGCGATTTATGAAAGGAAATCGCAGTATGAATGATGTTCATCACAAGTTTGTTGAAGATTGCACCAAAGCTAACATCGGTCCTACTTCAACTTTCAACTTATTAAAGGAGTTTTTtggtggttatgatgttgttgGGTGTACGTTGAATGATGTTAGGaattgttctcgtgatattaaaGAGAAACTGAAAGAAGTGGATGTTCAAATGATCCTAAATCAGATGCAAGAGAAGAAGAGAATTTGTGAAGGCTTTTTTTACAAATATCAATTATCACCCGATGATAATAAGTTAGTGAGCTTATTTTGGTCTGATGCAGAGTCTCGAAAACACTACCACATGTTTGGAGATGTTGTAGCATTTGATACAACATATTCGACAAACAG GTATCGTATGGTGTTTGGTCCATTTACCGGGAAAGACAATCACGGGTGTCCTATTGCATTTGGAGCTGGTTTTGTATCCAGTGAGAATTGTGATGCATTCTCATGGCTTTTTACTGTGTTTGTTGAATGCATGGGTGTTGCTCCAAGGATCATAATCACAGACCAAGATTGGGGAATGAGGCTTGCAATTGAGAAGGTATTATCCGATACAAGGCATCGTTTGTGCATGTGGCATATTATGAGCAAGTTGTTCGAGAAAATACCTAAATCTATTTCTAACAGAGAACAGTTTAGTAAGGAGTTTAAGGCTTGTGTTTGGTCAGAATTGTTAGATCCAGAAGAGTTTGACATATTATGGACTGGTATTGTTGAAAAATATGGTATGGAAGATCATAAATGGTTTAAGGACATGTTTGCTGTTAGACATATGTGGATCCCAGCCTACTTTAGAGATGTTCCTATGGGTTCTTTAATGAGAACAACATCTTTTTCAGAATCTGAAAATAGTTTTTTTAAGAGGTACTCGAAACCGTTGTTTAATTTTGCTGACTTCACTCTTCAGTATAACAACGCCATTGATGCTCAAAGGAATCAAACTGAAAGGCTTGACTATTATGATTCTGTAATCTCTCCAAAATATGCCACTGATTTAGCATTTGAGAAGCAATTGGCATCTGTATACACGGATAGGATGTTTAGAGTAGTACAAGAATTGATTTCTGAGGCTGATAAGAGTTGTCGGATGATTAGCATGTCTACTTTGGAGAACATCGAGGTCTTTAAAGTTTCTGATGCTAGAAAGAAGACCTTCACAGTTACACATGAGAAAGAGACTGAGTCATTTGATTGTGAGTGTAAACTGTTTGAAAGGTGTGGTTACCTATGCAGCCACCTTTTCTTCGTCCTCAGAAACAAAGATGTCAACAATATTCCAGAGAAGTATGTTGGTAACCGGTGGCTGAAAAGTGATTTATTGAAGGCAATTCATGGTCTCACGAGTGATGAAAGTGCGTTGGGCAAAG GTTCTAACGAAGATGACAAGCTACAGATTGGGAACAGGTGTCATGGACGTTACTTTGGTCTATATCAACGCgcttttaagaataaaaatcaTCTGATTGCATTGGATAATTTGCTTGCGGGTATTGCTCCTCAAATTTTTACTGATGACACTACTGGATCTTCATCAGTTGATAAAAATGATTCCATCATGAACATATATGGTATTGTTGTACCTGAAGACATAACTGCTCATGCTCCAGATGTGGTTAGTACAAAGGGAGGTGCAAGTGACAAGAAAAGCAGGATTAAGTCGAGCATAGAGAAAGCAATTGAAAAAGCAA gttattga